From Kangiella sp. TOML190, one genomic window encodes:
- the hisB gene encoding imidazoleglycerol-phosphate dehydratase HisB has protein sequence MNTDKAIQIERQTKETQIDIQLKIRGSQQLKINTGLAFFDHMLSQLALHAGWDLRLKASGDLEVDDHHLIEDVAICLGRAFNQAWRQQSNIKRFGQRLLPMDASLVMVAVDVAGRSYCVCDLPFDREMLGGIATEMWKHFFYSFAINAHISLHIKTEYFDNNHHLIEACFKGLAFALSEALESNNKENSSKGVL, from the coding sequence ATGAATACCGATAAAGCTATTCAAATAGAAAGGCAAACCAAGGAAACCCAAATTGATATCCAGCTCAAAATTAGAGGCTCGCAGCAATTAAAAATTAATACGGGATTAGCGTTTTTTGACCATATGCTAAGTCAATTGGCATTGCATGCGGGTTGGGATTTGCGACTAAAGGCTAGCGGAGATTTAGAGGTGGATGATCACCATCTAATTGAAGATGTGGCAATTTGTTTAGGTCGAGCATTTAATCAAGCTTGGCGGCAACAAAGTAATATAAAGCGTTTTGGTCAAAGATTATTACCTATGGATGCAAGTTTAGTCATGGTAGCAGTAGATGTTGCTGGGCGTAGTTATTGTGTCTGTGATCTTCCTTTTGATCGTGAAATGCTCGGGGGGATTGCTACCGAAATGTGGAAGCATTTTTTTTACAGTTTTGCGATTAATGCACACATTAGTTTGCATATTAAAACGGAATATTTCGACAATAATCATCACCTTATTGAAGCCTGCTTTAAAGGTTTGGCTTTTGCTCTTAGCGAGGCGCTAGAGAGCAATAATAAAGAAAACAGTTCTAAGGGAGTTTTGTGA
- the hisF gene encoding imidazole glycerol phosphate synthase subunit HisF — MFNLKPRVIVCLDVANGRVVKGVNFKQLVDMGDPVELAMDYQRQGADEIVFLDIKASVENRSTALDVVTKVAKHLSIPFTVGGGLNSLEDVSQFLMAGADKVALNSAAVISPSLINQISDNFGAQSLVVAVDINKEPDGLKVYIKGGKEKTSLSAFNWLREVEQRGAGEILLTAMHKDGTSSGFDNELMNRVTQNSTVQIVASGGASIPKHFVETFNAGSDAALAAGMFHRGEYTIQQVKSELINNQIEVREC, encoded by the coding sequence ATGTTTAATTTAAAACCCAGAGTTATTGTCTGTCTTGATGTCGCTAACGGTAGGGTGGTCAAGGGTGTTAATTTTAAGCAGCTGGTTGATATGGGTGATCCGGTTGAGTTAGCAATGGATTATCAGCGACAGGGGGCTGATGAAATTGTTTTTTTAGATATTAAAGCCTCTGTTGAGAATCGCTCCACAGCATTAGATGTAGTAACAAAAGTCGCAAAGCACTTGTCGATTCCTTTTACCGTGGGCGGGGGATTAAATTCATTAGAAGATGTTTCCCAGTTTCTAATGGCTGGTGCTGATAAGGTGGCTTTAAATTCTGCTGCTGTGATTTCTCCTAGTTTAATTAATCAGATCAGCGATAACTTTGGAGCCCAATCCCTAGTGGTTGCGGTTGATATAAACAAAGAGCCGGATGGTTTAAAGGTTTATATCAAAGGTGGAAAGGAGAAAACGAGCCTGTCAGCGTTCAACTGGCTAAGAGAAGTCGAGCAACGCGGAGCGGGAGAAATACTTTTAACTGCAATGCATAAAGACGGAACCAGTTCTGGGTTTGATAATGAGTTGATGAATCGAGTGACGCAAAATTCGACAGTACAAATTGTCGCATCAGGCGGTGCTTCAATACCAAAGCATTTTGTTGAAACCTTTAATGCGGGTAGCGATGCTGCTTTAGCTGCCGGAATGTTTCATCGAGGTGAATATACCATTCAACAAGTGAAATCTGAGTTAATAAACAATCAAATAGAGGTAAGAGAATGCTAA
- the hisH gene encoding imidazole glycerol phosphate synthase subunit HisH, giving the protein MTSSRVAVVDTKAGNLFSILSALERIGFTPILVGSADDIQKDTAVFNALVIPGQGRFGAVMRSLRTNGLDSLIKDWYLSGRKLLGICVGMQIFFAESEEDIGVSGLGLLEGQVKRLQLPKRPMVGWCELDSKQLWLDKKCVYFVNGYGVSKTESETSRVEYGEGFVASIRSKGLTAFQFHPEKSGSVGEEMLRQCLI; this is encoded by the coding sequence ATGACAAGCTCAAGAGTAGCTGTAGTTGATACAAAAGCAGGAAATCTATTCAGTATTTTATCGGCATTAGAGCGAATTGGATTTACCCCAATATTAGTTGGCTCTGCTGATGATATACAAAAGGACACTGCAGTTTTTAATGCACTGGTGATTCCCGGTCAAGGTCGTTTTGGCGCTGTGATGAGAAGTTTGCGAACCAATGGCTTAGATAGTTTGATTAAGGACTGGTACTTATCTGGAAGAAAGTTATTAGGTATTTGCGTAGGAATGCAAATCTTTTTTGCAGAATCAGAGGAGGACATAGGGGTTTCAGGCTTAGGGCTTCTAGAAGGTCAGGTAAAAAGACTTCAGTTGCCAAAACGGCCTATGGTGGGCTGGTGTGAGTTAGATTCAAAGCAACTTTGGTTAGATAAGAAATGTGTTTATTTTGTTAATGGTTATGGAGTTTCAAAAACTGAAAGTGAAACTTCCAGAGTGGAGTATGGCGAAGGTTTTGTTGCCAGTATTCGCTCCAAAGGGCTTACCGCTTTTCAATTTCACCCTGAAAAGTCAGGCTCCGTCGGCGAGGAGATGTTAAGACAATGTTTAATTTAA